In Mangifera indica cultivar Alphonso chromosome 1, CATAS_Mindica_2.1, whole genome shotgun sequence, a single genomic region encodes these proteins:
- the LOC123217402 gene encoding protein ULTRAPETALA 2-like, with translation MFNEEELNLMRGLRRGPDFIEVDCGCTNKKYGDIIGKLKVFSNGQFVIDCQCSRRCTERKLTPYDFEKHSGRPGNRKWTYHIWVHINEDKVPLYKTELLKYYKHAANEVSASCRGKRTFHRDEFIRCVRCKKERRFRLRTKEECRIYHDALAAKRWKCVDRPYDKITCAVDEERASRKSSRGCPRFPNCEGCTSCVCVGCLKCCFKDCRCRSCVDFMQNAEP, from the exons ATGTTTAACGAAGAAGAGTTGAACTTAATGAGGGGTCTAAGGAGAGGACCCGACTTCATCGAGGTGGACTGTGGCTGCACAAACAAAAAGTATGGAGATATCATTGGGAAGCTGAAGGTTTTCTCAAATGGCCAATTTGTTATCGACTGTCAATGCTCCAGGAGGTGTACCGAAC GGAAATTGACGCCGTATGATTTTGAGAAGCACTCTGGAAGGCCTGGGAACCGAAAGTGGACATACCACATCTGGGTGCACATCAATGAAGATAAAGTGCCATTGTACAAAACTGAGCTGCTCAAGTACTACAAGCATGCGGCAAATGAAGTGTCAGCAAGCTGCCGTGGGAAACGAACTTTTCATCGTGATGAGTTCATTCGCTGTGTGAGATGCAAGAAGGAGCGCAGGTTTCGTCTTCGAACCAAAGAAGAATGCAGGATTTATCATGATGCTTTGGCTGCTAAGCGATGGAAATGTGTTGACAGGCCTTATGACAA AATAACCTGTGCTGTTGATGAGGAGAGGGCCAGTCGCAAAAGCAGCAGGGGTTGTCCTCGGTTTCCAAACTGTGAAGGTTGCACATCTTGTGTGTGTGTTGGCTGCCTCAAGTGCTGCTTCAAGGACTGCAGGTGCCGTTCCTGTGTTGATTTCATGCAGAATGCAGAGCCTTAA